In a single window of the Rattus norvegicus strain BN/NHsdMcwi chromosome 6, GRCr8, whole genome shotgun sequence genome:
- the Vcpkmt gene encoding protein N-lysine methyltransferase METTL21D isoform X3: MNINMNKHLVTGSVQAKVLKWGDDIEDLMSPDYILMADCIYYEESLEPLLKTLKDLSGSETSIICCYEQRTMGKNPEIEKKYFELLQLDFDFEKIPLDKHDEEYRSEDIHILHIRKKNPVRAFTVLHT, encoded by the exons ATGAATATTAATATGAACAAGCATCTTGTGACTGGTTCTGTTCAAGCCAAGGTACTGAAATG GGGTGATGACATAGAAGACTTGATGTCACCAGACTACATATTAATGGCGGACTGCATATACTATGAGGAG TCCTTGGAACCATTGCTGAAAACACTAAAAGATCTCAGCGGATCTGAAACTTCTATTATATGTTGTTACGAACAACGTACAATGGGGAAAAATCCAGAAATTGAGAAGAAATATTTTGAG CTCCTGCAGCTAGACTTTGACTTTGAAAAAATCCCTTTGGACAAACATGATGAAGAATACCGAAGTGAAGACATTCATATTCTACACATCAGGAAGAAAAATCCGGTACGCGCGTTCACAGTTCTTCATACCTGA
- the Vcpkmt gene encoding protein N-lysine methyltransferase METTL21D isoform X2 — protein MAATLGADVIVTDLEELQDLLKMNINMNKHLVTGSVQAKVLKWGDDIEDLMSPDYILMADCIYYEESLEPLLKTLKDLSGSETSIICCYEQRTMGKNPEIEKKYFELLQLDFDFEKIPLDKHDEEYRSEDIHILHIRKKNPKPPS, from the exons ATGGCTGCGACCCTCGG GGCAGATGTTATAGTCACTGATCTTGAGGAGCTACAAGACTTGCTGAAAATGAATATTAATATGAACAAGCATCTTGTGACTGGTTCTGTTCAAGCCAAGGTACTGAAATG GGGTGATGACATAGAAGACTTGATGTCACCAGACTACATATTAATGGCGGACTGCATATACTATGAGGAG TCCTTGGAACCATTGCTGAAAACACTAAAAGATCTCAGCGGATCTGAAACTTCTATTATATGTTGTTACGAACAACGTACAATGGGGAAAAATCCAGAAATTGAGAAGAAATATTTTGAG CTCCTGCAGCTAGACTTTGACTTTGAAAAAATCCCTTTGGACAAACATGATGAAGAATACCGAAGTGAAGACATTCATATTCTACACATCAGGAAGAAAAATCCG AAACCGCCATCATGA
- the Vcpkmt gene encoding protein N-lysine methyltransferase METTL21D isoform X4, whose protein sequence is MSPDYILMADCIYYEESLEPLLKTLKDLSGSETSIICCYEQRTMGKNPEIEKKYFELLQLDFDFEKIPLDKHDEEYRSEDIHILHIRKKNPVRAFTVLHT, encoded by the exons ATGTCACCAGACTACATATTAATGGCGGACTGCATATACTATGAGGAG TCCTTGGAACCATTGCTGAAAACACTAAAAGATCTCAGCGGATCTGAAACTTCTATTATATGTTGTTACGAACAACGTACAATGGGGAAAAATCCAGAAATTGAGAAGAAATATTTTGAG CTCCTGCAGCTAGACTTTGACTTTGAAAAAATCCCTTTGGACAAACATGATGAAGAATACCGAAGTGAAGACATTCATATTCTACACATCAGGAAGAAAAATCCGGTACGCGCGTTCACAGTTCTTCATACCTGA
- the Vcpkmt gene encoding protein N-lysine methyltransferase METTL21D isoform X1 yields MAATLGADVIVTDLEELQDLLKMNINMNKHLVTGSVQAKVLKWGDDIEDLMSPDYILMADCIYYEESLEPLLKTLKDLSGSETSIICCYEQRTMGKNPEIEKKYFELLQLDFDFEKIPLDKHDEEYRSEDIHILHIRKKNPVRAFTVLHT; encoded by the exons ATGGCTGCGACCCTCGG GGCAGATGTTATAGTCACTGATCTTGAGGAGCTACAAGACTTGCTGAAAATGAATATTAATATGAACAAGCATCTTGTGACTGGTTCTGTTCAAGCCAAGGTACTGAAATG GGGTGATGACATAGAAGACTTGATGTCACCAGACTACATATTAATGGCGGACTGCATATACTATGAGGAG TCCTTGGAACCATTGCTGAAAACACTAAAAGATCTCAGCGGATCTGAAACTTCTATTATATGTTGTTACGAACAACGTACAATGGGGAAAAATCCAGAAATTGAGAAGAAATATTTTGAG CTCCTGCAGCTAGACTTTGACTTTGAAAAAATCCCTTTGGACAAACATGATGAAGAATACCGAAGTGAAGACATTCATATTCTACACATCAGGAAGAAAAATCCGGTACGCGCGTTCACAGTTCTTCATACCTGA